The genomic stretch GATGCCGGTAGCGCGGTCCCGTCCGGCCTTCAGGTCGTCCGGGGTGAACATGAACGCCGCGGCGCGGTTCCCGGCGGTGCGGCTGGTGGCCGTGCCGGTCAGCTGGCGGCCCTTCACGGCGCCGGTGGTGGTCAGTCTGAACGTCCAGTTGCCGATGCCCTCGTCGAACCGCACCTGCCAGGTCTGCGGGCCGTCGAAGGTGAGCGGCAGGCTGAGGGTCTGGGCGTGAGCGGCCCCCAGCGTGAGGCTGGCCGCGGCGGTCAGGGAGGTCAGGCGTCTCATCGACCTCCATCTAAATCACATTCCTGAGCGGCTGGCCAGCCGGGATGGGGCGTGCTGCCCCGGCACCCGCCAGGACGGCACGCGGGGGATGCGGGTCAGCCTTTGCGGTGGCCGAGCATCAGGTCGCGGTGCACGACCTTGGCGCGCGGGCGGCCCTGCGCCTGCCCCTCGGCGAGTTCGTGCGCGTCGAGGACCTGCCAGTCGTGGAAGGAGTAGACCTGCACGCCCTTCCCGCGCAGCAGGGCGTCCACGGCCTCACGGGTGGGGTGGGCGGCGCCGGGTAGCTTACCGTCCTTCGCGTCGGCCAGCAGGTGCGCGACGGTGTCGGTGGCGTCCTTGCGGTTCGTGCCGACCACGCCGCTGGGGCCGCGTTTGATCCACCCGGCGGTGTACTCGCCCACGCGGCCCACCACGCGGCCCTCGTCGTTGGCGATCACGCCGCGTTTCTCGTCGAAGGGCACGCCGGGCAGCGCCACGCCGCGGTACCCGACCGAGCGGAGCACCATCTGCACTGGCAGCACCTCGAACTCGCCGGTACCGACGGCGTTGCCGTTCTCGTCCAGGCGGTTGCGCTCGACCTTCAGGCCGCCCACGCGGCCCTGGCCGTCGTCGAGGATCTCGACGGGGGAAACCAGGAAGCGCAGGTGCACGCGCCGCGCCTTGCCCTCGGCTTCGCGGGAGGCGAAGTCCCGCAGGACCTCCACGTTCTTCTTCTTGGTGTTGTCGGTGATCGCGGCCTCCTCGGCCTCGCTCAGCGCGATCTCCTCCGGCTTCACGACGGGTTCCGCGGCATGCAGTTCCCCGAACTCGCGCAGTTCCTTGGTGGTGAAGGCAGCCTGCGCGGGCCCGCGGCGGCCCAGCACCCACACGTCCTGCACGTGGCTGGCGTCCAGCGCGGTCAGGGCGTGCGCGGCGATATCGCTCTCGTGGAGCTCC from Deinococcus soli (ex Cha et al. 2016) encodes the following:
- a CDS encoding FAD-dependent oxidoreductase produces the protein MTQTYIPERPLRVAVIGSGPSGIFATEALLKQTDLPAQVDVYDRLPTPYGLVRYGVAPDHLTIKSVTRGFEKTLGDPRVRFLGNVEFGTDLTHEDALTHYDAVLYTVGASSDRRLGIPGEDLTGSMSATEFVAWYNGHPDAAAREMVLSASGVAVVGVGNVALDVSRILVKTAQELHESDIAAHALTALDASHVQDVWVLGRRGPAQAAFTTKELREFGELHAAEPVVKPEEIALSEAEEAAITDNTKKKNVEVLRDFASREAEGKARRVHLRFLVSPVEILDDGQGRVGGLKVERNRLDENGNAVGTGEFEVLPVQMVLRSVGYRGVALPGVPFDEKRGVIANDEGRVVGRVGEYTAGWIKRGPSGVVGTNRKDATDTVAHLLADAKDGKLPGAAHPTREAVDALLRGKGVQVYSFHDWQVLDAHELAEGQAQGRPRAKVVHRDLMLGHRKG